One region of Thunnus albacares chromosome 20, fThuAlb1.1, whole genome shotgun sequence genomic DNA includes:
- the LOC122971310 gene encoding alpha-1,6-mannosylglycoprotein 6-beta-N-acetylglucosaminyltransferase B-like has product MRVALRPRSGCLVLCLCLSVFTLLLQSLWVPLEMTREEPAGRSPEEQGQRGLGFRRLALRLEALNTQVQRLSREIDATKMTRDDLSLLLQSFRQDQQGLAHLVERELKRVSHRLDQLSRHHHHHHQSQTTPPPTGPNEKCEVPIDPAYPVCAEKVEFLQARWQSDPCYTFYGVDGTTCSILTYLSQIEDFCPPPLGGNHSTPPWHQKPQSYTEKAEIRTTLSPLYEAISNNSSPAIRFIRSRVERMSERWIHAGLRMRQSSNKTVSSQMRVLLYPGALSGSVGQHFQAMVERGGPLGELVQWADLSACLTILGHNLTLSTSQQHLHSLIGAAPGRGSCPIQRPLTFDVVYTDYHGLAHLQAAMGLAFLHYQCRFRILDSFGTEPAFNLGSYARIHGYKTLWGSWGLQPLQYMTMFPHTPDNSFLGFVSEEAARAEVREEELESDTYRKDKIAVVYGKQDYMWQGKSEYVEVISEELETHATVYQPEGHASNLPSFIRNHGLLTQEHFLQLLRRAKVFVGLGFPYEGPAPIEAIALGCIFLQPRFDPPHSPDNNDFYKGKPTTRQISSQHPYAEEFISKPHVWTVDMTNRTDVREAVKAILRTEVKPFTPREFTCEGMLERVHGYITHQNFCSKSVPTWPPESTLRAHLGPLGQSCVSVCRHSSLVCEPALFHHLNSPAAFTRLGLGCSSMVQEVNHLFPSYSPWGRRCGLQQEPLLFSCAGSDPSHRRLCPCRAHLPGQVALHPDIL; this is encoded by the exons ATGCGCGTTGCACTGCGGCCACGCAG TGGTTGCCTGGTGCTCTGTCTGTGCCTGTCTGTGTTCACCCTGCTGCTACAGAGCCTCTGGGTGCCTCTGGAGATGACCAGGGAAGAACCTGCTGGGAGGTCACCTGAAGAACAGg GGCAGCGAGGTCTTGGCTTTCGTAGGCTGGCTCTTCGCTTGGAGGCTTTGAATACTCAGGTGCAGAGGCTGAGCAGAGAGATAGATGCCACCAAGATGACCAGAGATGACCTCAGCCTGCTACTGCAGAG CTTTAGACAGGACCAGCAAGGCTTGGCCCACTTGGTAGAGAGGGAGCTGAAGAGAGTGTCCCATAGACTTGACCAGCTCAGCcgtcatcaccaccatcaccatcagtCTCAAACAACTCCACCAC CCACAGGGCCCAATGAGAAGTGTGAGGTGCCAATTGATCCTGCATATCCGGTGTGTGCGGAGAAAGTGGAG TTTCTGCAGGCCCGTTGGCAGTCAGACCCCTGCTATACCTTTTATGGAGTGGATGGCACCACCTGCTCCATACTGACTTATCTCAGCCAAATAGAAGActtttgtcctcctcctcttggaGGGAACCACTCTACACCACCATGGCACCAGAAACCTCAGTCCTATACAGAGAAG GCTGAGATACGTACAACTCTGAGCCCACTTTATGAGGccatcagcaacaacagcagtcCTGCAATAAGATTCATCCGGTCCAGAGTGGAAAGGATGTCTGAACGGTGGATACATGCTGGTCTGAGGATGAGGCAGAGCAGCAACAAGACAGTTTCATCCCAGATGAGG GTGCTGCTTTATCCCGGTGCTCTGTCTGGGAGTGTTGGCCAGCATTTTCAAGCCATGGTGGAGAGAGGGGGTCCTCTAGGGGAGCTGGTCCAGTGGGCTGACCTCAGTGCGTGTCTGACCATCCTGGGCCACAACCTGACCCTCAGCACCTCGCAGCAACACCTCCACAG CTTGATAGGTGCTGCTCCAGGCCGAGGCAGTTGTCCGATCCAGAGGCCCCTGACTTTTGATGTCGTCTATACTGACTACCATGGCCTTGCTCACCTCCAAGCAGCCATGGGGCTGGCTTTCCTGCATTACCA GTGTCGCTTCAGAATCCTGGACTCATTTGGCACTGAACCAGCTTTTAATTTGGGAAGTTATGCACGGATCCATGGATATAAAACACTGTGGGGCAGCTGGGGTCTCCAGCCTCTGCAGTACATGACCATGTTCc CTCATACTCCTGATAACTCCTTCCTGGGCTTTGTAAGTGAGGAGGCAGCAAGGGCAgaggtgagggaggaggagctggagtcAGACACCTACAGGAAAGACAAGATAGCAGTTGTCTATGGTAAACAGGACTACATGTGGCAG GGTAAATCAGAGTATGTGGAGGTGATCAGTGAAGAGCTGGAGACCCATGCCACAGTCTACCAGCCTGAAGGACACGCTTCTAATTTGCCCAGCTTTATCAGAAACCACGGCCTGCTGACTCAGGAACACTTCCTACAACTTCTCCGCAGAGCCAAG GTGTTTGTAGGTCTTGGTTTCCCCTATGAGGGTCCAGCTCCCATTGAGGCAATAGCTCTGGGCTGCATCTTCCTCCAGCCACGATTTGACCCACCACACTCCCCAGACAATAATGACTTCTACAAAGGCAAGCCCACCACAAGACAG ATCTCCTCTCAGCACCCATATGCTGAAGAATTCATCAGTAAACCCCACGTGTGGACTGTGGACATGACCAACAGGACAGATGTACGGGAAGCAGTCAAAGCTATTCTACGCACAGAG gTGAAGCCTTTCACTCCCAGAGAGTTCACATGTGAGGGAATGCTGGAGCGGGTTCATGGTTATATCACTCACCAG AATTTCTGCAGTAAGTCTGTCCCTACATGGCCACCAGAAAGTACTCTAAGGGCGCACCTGGGTCCTCTGGGTCAgtcgtgtgtgagtgtgtgtcgaCACTCCTCTCTCGTGTGTGAGCCTGCTCTGTTTCACCACCTCAACAGCCCTGCCGCGTTCACTAG GCTCGGGCTGGGTTGTTCCAGCATGGTACAGGAAGTCAACCACCTGTTTCCTTCCTACAGCCCTTGGGGTCGGCGATGTGGCCTTCAGCAGGAACCACTGCTGTTCAGTTGTGCCGGTTCTGACCCTTCCCACCGCAGACTGTGTCCCTGCAGAGCTCACCTACCTGGACAGGTGGCACTGCATCCTGACATCCTCTAA
- the tbc1d24 gene encoding TBC1 domain family member 24 isoform X2 has product MAEEDYGSFVDWNQMGDLAKSSGPTKVDCKDLKEFKQMARQGYWSKNHKLRAQVYQQLIKAIPCRTVTPDAEVYRDIMGNAATKKPSHIPLPEFVDGSPVPHYCLKAEAISSAHQVINCLAGQFPDISHCPSLPAVTSLLLHFSVDEAQCFEHVSRILACNEPGKRLLDQTFLAYESSSMTFGDLANKYCTAAHKLIVATAQDVLEVYSDWQRWVLGDLPFTHVVRVLDVYLVEGYKILYRVAIALLKFYRKHKAGAQGGQGNQQQQDSGRVRADIQTFVKGIGSTVTPDKLLEKAFSIRLFSRKEITLLQLTNEKSLQQKGITVKQKRRNVQLALNPDTFSSEIVSAKEMRDIWSWIPERFALCQPQLLFTTTTHGCSLNRFYSHCEGHEPTLLLIRTTDGDVCGAFLSTDWEERKRGGNKLSFFGTGECFVFRMKPEMERYEWVVIRHPELASSIKNQGQEDTASPEGQNSDGNSLQQPDKPAGELSPFLSARHFNLNSKNTSMFMAGNFDSIIVGGGDGNALYIDSELNHGRTGRCATFDNPPLCAESFQVALLEVWGFQDAMAS; this is encoded by the exons ATGGCTGAAGAAGACTATGGCAGCTTTGTGGACTGGAACCAGATGGGGGACCTGGCCAAGAGCAGCGGACCCACCAAGGTGGACTGTAAGGACCTGAAAGAGTTCAAACAGATGGCTCGGCAGGGTTACTGGTCCAAGAACCACAAACTGCGAGCACAAGTCTACCAGCAGCTCATCAAAGCCATTCCCTGCCGTACAGTAACCCCAGATGCAGAAGTATATCGTGacattatgggaaatgcagCTACTAAGAAGCCCTCCCACATCCCGCTGCCCGAGTTTGTGGATGGAAGTCCTGTGCCACACTATTGCCTGAAGGCAGAGGCAATATCCTCAGCCCATCAGGTTATCAACTGCCTGGCTGGACAGTTTCCAGACATCTCCCACTGCCCATCACTTCCAGCTGTTACTTCATTGCTCCTGCACTTCAGTGTAGATGAAGCTCAGTGTTTTGAGCACGTCAGCCGCATACTTGCCTGCAACGAACCAGGCAAACGACTGCTGGACCAGACGTTCCTGGCCTATGAGTCTAGCAGCATGACTTTCGGTGATCTGGCCAACAAGTACTGCACAGCCGCCCACAAACTGATTGTGGCCACAGCCCAGGATGTCCTGGAAGTCTATTCAGACTGGCAGCGCTGGGTGCTCGGCGACCTGCCCTTTACCCACGTGGTCAGGGTCCTGGATGTCTACCTGGTGGAGGGCTACAAGATTCTGTACCGTGTGGCTATAGCCTTGCTCAAGTTCTATCGCAAGCACAAGGCAGGAGCCCAGGGGGGGCAGGGgaaccagcagcagcaagattCAGGCAGAGTCAGGGCGGACATTCAGACATTTGTCAAAGGCATTGGCTCCACTGTCACACCCGACAAATTACTAGAGAAGGCCTTCTCCATCCGTCTCTTCAGCCGTAAGGAGAtcactctgctgcagctcacaaATGAAAAGTCCCTGCAGCAGAAAGGAATCACTGTCAAGCAGAAGCG GCGGAACGTGCAGCTGGCACTTAACCCAGACACCTTTTCCTCAGAGATCGTCAGTGCCAAGGAGATGCGGGACATCTGGTCGTGGATCCCTGAGCGCTTTGCCCTGTGCCAACCACAGCTCCTTTTCACCACTACCACCCATGGTTGTAGTCTGAACAG ATTCTACTCACATTGTGAAGGCCACGAACCCACTCTGCTCCTCATCCGGACCACAGATGGCGAT GTATGTGGAGCCTTCCTGTCCACAGACTGGGAGGAGCGGAAGAGAGGAGGCAACAAATTGAGCTTCTTCGGCACAGGGGAGTGCTTCGTCTTCAGG ATGAAGCCAGAGATGGAGCGCTATGAGTGGGTGGTGATCCGCCACCCTGAGCTAGCCTCCTCCATCAAGAACCAGGGCCAGGAGGACACGGCCTCCCCTGAGGGCCAAAACTCAGACGGCAATAGCTTGCAGCAGCCAGACAAACCTGCCGGAGAGCTGTCACCCTTCCTCTCCGCCCGCCACTTTAACCTTAACTCCAAGAATACTTCCATGTTCATGGCTGGAAACTTTGACTCCATCATAGTGG GGGGAGGTGACGGCAACGCTCTCTACATTGACTCTGAGCTGAACCACGGGCGTACTGGCAGGTGCGCCACCTTTGACAACCCGCCCCTGTGTGCAGAGAGCTTCCAGGTTGCTCTGCTAGAAGTGTGGGGCTTCCAGGATGCCATGGCTTCATAA
- the tbc1d24 gene encoding TBC1 domain family member 24 isoform X1: MAEEDYGSFVDWNQMGDLAKSSGPTKVDCKDLKEFKQMARQGYWSKNHKLRAQVYQQLIKAIPCRTVTPDAEVYRDIMGNAATKKPSHIPLPEFVDGSPVPHYCLKAEAISSAHQVINCLAGQFPDISHCPSLPAVTSLLLHFSVDEAQCFEHVSRILACNEPGKRLLDQTFLAYESSSMTFGDLANKYCTAAHKLIVATAQDVLEVYSDWQRWVLGDLPFTHVVRVLDVYLVEGYKILYRVAIALLKFYRKHKAGAQGGQGNQQQQDSGRVRADIQTFVKGIGSTVTPDKLLEKAFSIRLFSRKEITLLQLTNEKSLQQKGITVKQKRPRRNVQLALNPDTFSSEIVSAKEMRDIWSWIPERFALCQPQLLFTTTTHGCSLNRFYSHCEGHEPTLLLIRTTDGDVCGAFLSTDWEERKRGGNKLSFFGTGECFVFRMKPEMERYEWVVIRHPELASSIKNQGQEDTASPEGQNSDGNSLQQPDKPAGELSPFLSARHFNLNSKNTSMFMAGNFDSIIVGGGDGNALYIDSELNHGRTGRCATFDNPPLCAESFQVALLEVWGFQDAMAS; encoded by the exons ATGGCTGAAGAAGACTATGGCAGCTTTGTGGACTGGAACCAGATGGGGGACCTGGCCAAGAGCAGCGGACCCACCAAGGTGGACTGTAAGGACCTGAAAGAGTTCAAACAGATGGCTCGGCAGGGTTACTGGTCCAAGAACCACAAACTGCGAGCACAAGTCTACCAGCAGCTCATCAAAGCCATTCCCTGCCGTACAGTAACCCCAGATGCAGAAGTATATCGTGacattatgggaaatgcagCTACTAAGAAGCCCTCCCACATCCCGCTGCCCGAGTTTGTGGATGGAAGTCCTGTGCCACACTATTGCCTGAAGGCAGAGGCAATATCCTCAGCCCATCAGGTTATCAACTGCCTGGCTGGACAGTTTCCAGACATCTCCCACTGCCCATCACTTCCAGCTGTTACTTCATTGCTCCTGCACTTCAGTGTAGATGAAGCTCAGTGTTTTGAGCACGTCAGCCGCATACTTGCCTGCAACGAACCAGGCAAACGACTGCTGGACCAGACGTTCCTGGCCTATGAGTCTAGCAGCATGACTTTCGGTGATCTGGCCAACAAGTACTGCACAGCCGCCCACAAACTGATTGTGGCCACAGCCCAGGATGTCCTGGAAGTCTATTCAGACTGGCAGCGCTGGGTGCTCGGCGACCTGCCCTTTACCCACGTGGTCAGGGTCCTGGATGTCTACCTGGTGGAGGGCTACAAGATTCTGTACCGTGTGGCTATAGCCTTGCTCAAGTTCTATCGCAAGCACAAGGCAGGAGCCCAGGGGGGGCAGGGgaaccagcagcagcaagattCAGGCAGAGTCAGGGCGGACATTCAGACATTTGTCAAAGGCATTGGCTCCACTGTCACACCCGACAAATTACTAGAGAAGGCCTTCTCCATCCGTCTCTTCAGCCGTAAGGAGAtcactctgctgcagctcacaaATGAAAAGTCCCTGCAGCAGAAAGGAATCACTGTCAAGCAGAAGCG TCCTAG GCGGAACGTGCAGCTGGCACTTAACCCAGACACCTTTTCCTCAGAGATCGTCAGTGCCAAGGAGATGCGGGACATCTGGTCGTGGATCCCTGAGCGCTTTGCCCTGTGCCAACCACAGCTCCTTTTCACCACTACCACCCATGGTTGTAGTCTGAACAG ATTCTACTCACATTGTGAAGGCCACGAACCCACTCTGCTCCTCATCCGGACCACAGATGGCGAT GTATGTGGAGCCTTCCTGTCCACAGACTGGGAGGAGCGGAAGAGAGGAGGCAACAAATTGAGCTTCTTCGGCACAGGGGAGTGCTTCGTCTTCAGG ATGAAGCCAGAGATGGAGCGCTATGAGTGGGTGGTGATCCGCCACCCTGAGCTAGCCTCCTCCATCAAGAACCAGGGCCAGGAGGACACGGCCTCCCCTGAGGGCCAAAACTCAGACGGCAATAGCTTGCAGCAGCCAGACAAACCTGCCGGAGAGCTGTCACCCTTCCTCTCCGCCCGCCACTTTAACCTTAACTCCAAGAATACTTCCATGTTCATGGCTGGAAACTTTGACTCCATCATAGTGG GGGGAGGTGACGGCAACGCTCTCTACATTGACTCTGAGCTGAACCACGGGCGTACTGGCAGGTGCGCCACCTTTGACAACCCGCCCCTGTGTGCAGAGAGCTTCCAGGTTGCTCTGCTAGAAGTGTGGGGCTTCCAGGATGCCATGGCTTCATAA